ATATTTTGAATTTTGCACTGGCTCAGGGCGCTGTAATGATCAGCGGACTTGCTTTAAAAAAGGTTTTTGATTACGGCTATAAAAAAATAGCCAAAGAAAATCCACCCAGAAGTATAAGAAGCAGCAGGCATACGGCTATCCACATCATAGGCTGGAGTATACTAACCGGCGCAGTTGCGGGCGTGGCACGGTTGCTAACCACTGATTTAATAAAACATGACCTTGATCCACACTACCTGGAAGCCCCTGAAGAAATTCCATAACCCGACCTTATTCTGAAACAAAAAAGACCTGTTGTCACAGGTCTTTTTTGTTTCATTCATTCACATTATAAATAATGACTTACCCAGCCAATTCTCTCTCAAATTCATTGAGCTGTACAATGGCCCCGGCAATCAGCCTGCGTT
This region of Fulvivirga ulvae genomic DNA includes:
- a CDS encoding DUF4235 domain-containing protein; this translates as MPTLKKCLRKKVARSARHAPPPNVAEIPQQGTPMACYSDTNAMEHHLYLLTEKRGNMSLFKNRNDILNFALAQGAVMISGLALKKVFDYGYKKIAKENPPRSIRSSRHTAIHIIGWSILTGAVAGVARLLTTDLIKHDLDPHYLEAPEEIP